A genomic stretch from Hemicordylus capensis ecotype Gifberg chromosome 1, rHemCap1.1.pri, whole genome shotgun sequence includes:
- the LOC128339559 gene encoding sulfotransferase 6B1-like isoform X2: MSKNRKHVAEFLDNALTDCAQLTPEESYFSYKGVLYPTSICKQETLEALESFEARKDDVILAGYPKTGTNWLDHILNSLESTAAKYTDEQMKKRIALEKELEMTPRLEFGDPDKFKRMEKLPSRRVIITHLSPHSLPKSIFRNKAKVLVLIRNPKDTLVSYFHFCNNFFCFPNYKWDEYFSDFMNGKVGWGSYFDHVAEWDKYIEDENIVAISYEELKEELLVTGKVSSQNHRAKKWIEDLKRVLLEQKSEQS, encoded by the exons ATGTCGAAGAACAGGAAACACGTTGCTGAATTTCTGGACAATGCGTTAACTGATTGTGCCCAGTTAACCCCAGAAGAGAGTTACTTTTCCTATAAGGGGGTTTTGTATCCTACCTCTATATGCAAGCAAGAAACATTGGAAGCTCTTGAGTCCTTTGAAGCCAGGAAAGATGATGTGATCTTGGCAGGCTATCCTAAAACAG GCACTAACTGGCTTGATCACATTCTAAACAGCTTGGAAAGTACAGCTGCAAAATATACGGATGAGCAAATGAAAAAGAGAATTGCTCTTGAAAAGGAACTGGAAATGACTCCACGTCTTGAGTTTGGGGATCCAGACAAATTTAAG AGGATGGAGAAATTACCTTCCCGAAGGGTCATAATCACTCATCTTTCTCCTCATTCACTACCCAAGTCTATTTTCAGGAATAAAGCCAAG GTACTGGTGCTGATTCGGAATCCAAAAGACACACTGGTGTCTTATTTTCATTTCTGCAATAACTTTTTTTGCTTTCCTAATTACAAATGGGATGAATATTTTTCTGATTTTATGAATGGGAAAG TGGGTTGGGGATCCTACTTTGACCATGTAGCTGAATGGGATAAGTATATCGAAGACGAAAACATTGTGGCCATAAGTTATGAAGAACTGAAAGAG GAACTGTTGGTGACTGGAAAAGTCTCCTCTCAGAATCACAGAGCCAAGAAATGGATAGAAGATTTGAAGAGAGTGTTGCTGGAACAAAAATCGGAGCAAAGCTAA
- the LOC128339559 gene encoding sulfotransferase 6B1-like isoform X1, with product MSKNRKHVAEFLDNALTDCAQLTPEESYFSYKGVLYPTSICKQETLEALESFEARKDDVILAGYPKTGTNWLDHILNSLESTAAKYTDEQMKKRIALEKELEMTPRLEFGDPDKFKRMEKLPSRRVIITHLSPHSLPKSIFRNKAKVLVLIRNPKDTLVSYFHFCNNFFCFPNYKWDEYFSDFMNGKVGWGSYFDHVAEWDKYIEDENIVAISYEELKENLNLGLKKIAKFFGFSLTEEEIQSVAEKSSFKAMKEKGSETHGVYGDVFFRKGTVGDWKSLLSESQSQEMDRRFEESVAGTKIGAKLKYEVYCKV from the exons ATGTCGAAGAACAGGAAACACGTTGCTGAATTTCTGGACAATGCGTTAACTGATTGTGCCCAGTTAACCCCAGAAGAGAGTTACTTTTCCTATAAGGGGGTTTTGTATCCTACCTCTATATGCAAGCAAGAAACATTGGAAGCTCTTGAGTCCTTTGAAGCCAGGAAAGATGATGTGATCTTGGCAGGCTATCCTAAAACAG GCACTAACTGGCTTGATCACATTCTAAACAGCTTGGAAAGTACAGCTGCAAAATATACGGATGAGCAAATGAAAAAGAGAATTGCTCTTGAAAAGGAACTGGAAATGACTCCACGTCTTGAGTTTGGGGATCCAGACAAATTTAAG AGGATGGAGAAATTACCTTCCCGAAGGGTCATAATCACTCATCTTTCTCCTCATTCACTACCCAAGTCTATTTTCAGGAATAAAGCCAAG GTACTGGTGCTGATTCGGAATCCAAAAGACACACTGGTGTCTTATTTTCATTTCTGCAATAACTTTTTTTGCTTTCCTAATTACAAATGGGATGAATATTTTTCTGATTTTATGAATGGGAAAG TGGGTTGGGGATCCTACTTTGACCATGTAGCTGAATGGGATAAGTATATCGAAGACGAAAACATTGTGGCCATAAGTTATGAAGAACTGAAAGAG AATCTGAATTTGGGATTGAAAAAAATAGCCAAATTCTTTGGGTTTTCCCTGACTGAAGAAGAGATTCAAAGTGTTGCAGAAAAGAGCAGCTTTAAGGCTATGAAAGAGAAAGGATCAGAAACCCATGGGGTATATGGAGATGTTTTCTTCCGCAAAG GAACTGTTGGTGACTGGAAAAGTCTCCTCTCAGAATCACAGAGCCAAGAAATGGATAGAAGATTTGAAGAGAGTGTTGCTGGAACAAAAATCGGAGCAAAGCTAAAGTATGAGGTTTACTGCAAAGTCTGA